The genome window GGATTCATTTGTCCCATTTATGGTTTCACACAGGTCAGGGAGCTGGCAGTGAGGAAAAATGCCTTTctctttgctctgctctttcaCAGTTGCTGCCTCAGGGTtgcagtgtgtgtgtctgaCACACGCAGAACATTtacatttccctctctccattTCTTCCCATTGTGTCAACAGTGGATGTGCTGGGAGATCAAACCAGTGACAGAGATGAGCTGCCTCCTCATTTTTCTTGGCTGAGATTCAGAGGATAAGTTGTTGCTAACCAACATCATCTGGTAttacagaagggaaaatggTTAACAGCTCCCACTTATCCATATCTTATATCAGTCATAATCTTCATTCTGTTTGGACCAGCCCTGCCTTAGACATGGCTGAGGCAGAagggaaaaggcatttttaaacCAAACTGCAGTTGGTCTGAGGGATGAAGCCCTACATAAACATccaccaggcagccctgctttCCATATCAAACCTCTAGCTTGTGCTCCAGTGGCATTTCTTCTGCTGATCCATGGCACAGCGTGggacaagatgagctttaaggtgccttccaacccaaaccactctgtgattctgtacgAGGGAGGAACAACACTCCATCCAAAGCTGACCTGGGGCAACCTGTTTGTAagtgtgctcagagctgctctgttcaGCCCAAACCCTCCAGGAAGTTTAGGAGCAGGACTAAGAgagattttaattaaagcatTGTAACTGCCCTTGCAGCAAGGAGAGCTTTTaaagtgaggagcagctgtggtttGAGACCTTTGCTGTTGTGTAATTATgaagtttttcttctctaataGGTATGTACCACTCCTGGTGTGGTTTATAAACCCAGCTTCTGAAAAGGAGGGTCCTGTGGCTCAGCAAGTGGCCCTAGCagggggggtgtccctggggtgcaCATCCAAGGGAGGTAAGTGCAGCCAGGAGAAGAACAAAACTCTACTGCCACTGAAGCCAATCAACTGGAATATTCATTCCTTTCCTGTGAACCCGAGGCTAGAAAGCCAAAATACTGGTGCATATTTAATGTCTCTATATTGTACAGTCtccttaataaataaatactctTATCAAGTGAAACTCAGGGACTCCATGCACTAAGCTGAGGCCGAGTGTGCAGATaagaggtgctggagcagggctgcacagcctcctGTGGAGCAGCAGATTCCAGGCTGACTCTTAAAGTGCAGTGAATTAGGGAGGCCAGAACTTTGAacatttccagctcctgtgtTTGGTACCCAGCTGATATCCACTTCACTCCCTGGACTTTACACCAGTGTTGCACGAGCTGAATTCGAATGGGATTTTCCAGGTTATCATTGGAAATGTTTGGGTTCTTATAATCAGAGGTAAAGGCAGCTGGGCTCAGCATACAGCAAGGACAAAGCCCTATTACTGCATGTAGGGTGGCAGTGAGAAACAGCATTCCAAGGTTTGCATGGAAATCCTATATTTCTTTGCAATCTTTTGTAAATGAGGCCATATAAAGGGAGTTGCCACGTCATTAATTGTGTATAAAATCTATACAAATGTTTTTGTGATCACCAATATAAGTGAGCTTTTCCTCCCAAATTGTTTCCAGATGGCCTTGTAGAAATTAGTCTTGTACTAACTGGTTTTTAGAAGTGTGTATTTACTGAATTACAGCATAATTGACTTTTGATTCTTTCTATATATTTCATGGGTACTAAAATACTCCAAAGTTTTATGAgtaatacttaaaaaaattatccagtTTCATTTTCTACAGAACACACTTGAATTCTGTGTCCTAATGTGGTACCGTCATCATTTTTATAACTCCACTCTGAACCAGAAACATGGAATTATTCCATATTCCCTGCTGGGAACTGAGACCTCAACACTCTGTATCAGAGACAGGAGAAGCCTCCATGTGATAGATATGCCAGGCAGAGCTCCTGAACCGGGCACAGCCCTTGGTGTGGGGTCAGTGCTGGACAAACCCAGCCTGCCCAGAAAGGTCCTCTGACCACACTCAGccactgctgttttctttccaactGCTCTTATCATCCATAAATGCTTTTGAGCTCCAGCCACTACATTTGTTGAAAACCTGAGAGCAGCCTGCCATTTCCTCACCCCCTGCCTGTTCTCTGTTCTAGAAGACACTTGCAGAAGCAGCGAAGGGATGCAAAGTTGTCTTCCAAGATGACTCTTATGCCTGGAGAAAATTCCGACTATGACTATAGTGCCCTGAGCTGTACCTCAGATGCTTCCTTCAACCACACGTTCTTTCCAGAATCTGAAACCCTCAAGGGAGTGTTTTACCAAAGAGCCAGGCTCATCCACCCTCAGGAGGATCTCCTCAAAGGCTTCCACCCCGACGACCGCAAGCGCCACATCATTATCAACGTGGGGGGCATCAAGTACCTGCTGCCCTGGACCACGCTGGATGAGTTCCCCCTGACACGCCTGGGGCAGCTCAAGTTCTGCACTAACTTTGACGACATTCTGAACATCTGTGACGATTACGACGTGACGTGCAATGAATTCTTCTTCGACCGCAACCCGGGGGCGTTCAGGACAATCCTGACCTTCCTGAGGGTCGGCAAACTGCGGCTCCTGCGGGAGATGTGCGCGCTGTCCTTCCAAGAGGAGCTGCTCTACTGGGGCATTGAGGAAGACAACTTGGACTGGTGTTGTAAAAGGAGATACCTGCAAAAAATGGAGGAGCTCACAGAGATTAATGAGCGGGAGGATGACCTCctagaaaatgaaacaacaggTGAAACAGTAGAGGAGACAAAAATTGGTTTGTGCATGAAAAAGTTGCAAGACATGGTGGAAAGGCCCCAGTCTGGCCTTCCTGGAAAGGTGTTTGCgtgtttgtctgttttgtttgtaaCTATTACAGCAGTGAACTTATCCATCAGCACCATGCCTGAcctgagggaggaggaggaaaaggtaAGTTTGCTTTTAGGATGGCaagtgggatgtgctgggaagagcagagcaagtACAAGGTCTGAGGCTATTGACTTCAATGGGGATTTTGCAGCTGTCTTTAGAGGGGGGAAAATATTGCGAAGAGTAATTGAAATGCTACATGATTTTCAATTACTTGTAAGAGAATTAATCCTATCCAGTTTTACGTCCAAGGAAAATTCTGTTAGCTGCACTATTCTGTATATTACCTTGTTAGACTTTGAATTCGCTGTTTAGAAAGCTGAAATTCCCAAGCAGTATCTGCTGTGGAATAAGCAGTGCCTTTCTAAGGTTTGCATTTAGCACGTTCCAAACTGCCAACGTGTTTCCCCATAGCAACAGCTTCAATTCCTTTAATattttgggtttaaaaaaaccaacacagaagCCTCTCCTCCTGTCACCGCACCAACTAAAATAGTTATTATCCCGGGCCGATTACAAACTCCTCCTCTTTCCCGCAGGGTGAGTGTTCCCAGATGTGctacaatattttcattgtggAGTCCGTGTGCGTGGCATGGTTCTCCCTGGAGTTCCTGCTCAGATTCATCCAGGCCAAGAGCAAGTTCGCGTTCCTGCGGCGGCCGCTGACGCTGATCGACATCATCGCCATCCTGCCCTACTACATCACGCTGCTGGTGGACACGGGCTCCGAGGGCTCCAAGAAGCCCAGCTCGGGCAACATCTACCTGGACAAGGTGGGGCTGGTGCTGCGGATCCTGCGGGCGCTGCGCATCCTGTACGTGATGCGGCTGGCGCGGCACTCGCTGGGGCTGCAGACGCTGGGGCTGACGGCGCGGCGCTGCACGCGCGAGTTCggcctcctgctgctcttcctctgcGTGGCCATCGCGCTCTTCGCGCCCCTGCTCTACGTGGTGGAGAACGAGATGGCCGACTCGCAGGAGTTCACCAGCATCCCCGCCTGCTACTGGTGGGCTGTCATCACCATGACCACCGTGGGCTACGGGGACATGGTGCCCAGGAGCATCCCCGGGCAGGTGGTGGCCCTGAGCAGCATCCTGAGCGGAATCCTCCTCATGGCCTTCCCGGTCACCTCCATCTTCCACACCTTCTCCCGCTCCTACCTGGAGCTGAAGCAAGAGCAGGAGAGGATCATGTACAGGAGAGCGCAGTTCCTGCTGAAAGCCAAGTCTCAGATGAGCAATGAGTCACAGGGCAGCGAGGTTTTGTTCACCACTCTCTCTTCCGAGGCTAGGGACAATGAATGAAATTTatgctgctgtttctcttgCTGTCATTGTATCAGATTCCATCGTTTAATTTACCTAACAAAGGTAAATCCTCATATTAAAACCAAGAGAAGGAGCCCTAAGCAGGATATGGCTTAAGAAGTCTGTTATTATATTATTAAGAAGTCTGCtgttccttcctccccccccaTATAACATATAGGGCAGAACTTTCACTGAGATCATGCAGTGGGATTTAAGGAATTAAAACTTCTCTggcaagaacaaaaaaaaaaaatgagaaacatatAATTATGCACTTGACAGGCTGTTTTGCCATTTGTAATACACATTTTTCCAACCGAATCACAATGTACATAATCATTAAACAGGCCAccatttttcttgttcttcttgTATATAAACAATGTAAATACATCAGAATTAATGGCTAAACTCCCTCCCAGTAACACGCCTTAGAGCGTAATGGAAATAACCACAGATGTTTGTCCcattgtgcttttaaaaaacgTCAAGTAAGATTCTCCACTCACCACAGAACCAGCTCTTTCTTTGCAAGTCAGCCCTAACCACAGCAGAACAGAAGAATCGAGATATTTATGGCATAACCTTGCTAAAATGTAAATACTCAGAGCTCACCAGCTTCAAAATTGAGTTGATGTTACAGCATTGATCCGATGCCATCGAATGCAACATCCCAAGGAACAAAGCCTTGGAGTTTTGTAGCACTTAATGTCATTACCAAGAGGTGACTAGCTGCAAATCCAGTGAAATATGCATGAGGACATCCAGCCTTCCCCACCACCTGTTGCCACTTCACTGTCCCTCAGCTCTGCAAGGGAACTGGGCAAACTGGGGCCACCCCTTCCCATAGAGCTCTCAGCTCTGTGGCACGAGAAGGAAATCTGTGCCCATGGgaagctgccagggagggaaaaagaaaatgggagcTCTCAGCTCTGTGGCACGAGCAGGAAATCTGTGCCCGTGGgaagctgccagggagggaaaaagaaaatgtgatttgaGTCATGGAGGGGTGCACTGAGAGCTTTGTGCTTCACTGTCCTCCATCAGGAGGGACTCAGAACAGGGTTAACTTTACTCTGCTATTGTCACACACGTGGTGGTAATGGGGAAGGTTTGGAATAGGACAGGAAAAAGCAATGAACACTGTAAAGCACAACCAGGTATGGTTCATCTTGGgccaggctctgtgctgaggtcaggg of Ficedula albicollis isolate OC2 chromosome 20, FicAlb1.5, whole genome shotgun sequence contains these proteins:
- the KCNG1 gene encoding potassium voltage-gated channel subfamily G member 1, translating into MTLMPGENSDYDYSALSCTSDASFNHTFFPESETLKGVFYQRARLIHPQEDLLKGFHPDDRKRHIIINVGGIKYLLPWTTLDEFPLTRLGQLKFCTNFDDILNICDDYDVTCNEFFFDRNPGAFRTILTFLRVGKLRLLREMCALSFQEELLYWGIEEDNLDWCCKRRYLQKMEELTEINEREDDLLENETTGETVEETKIGLCMKKLQDMVERPQSGLPGKVFACLSVLFVTITAVNLSISTMPDLREEEEKGECSQMCYNIFIVESVCVAWFSLEFLLRFIQAKSKFAFLRRPLTLIDIIAILPYYITLLVDTGSEGSKKPSSGNIYLDKVGLVLRILRALRILYVMRLARHSLGLQTLGLTARRCTREFGLLLLFLCVAIALFAPLLYVVENEMADSQEFTSIPACYWWAVITMTTVGYGDMVPRSIPGQVVALSSILSGILLMAFPVTSIFHTFSRSYLELKQEQERIMYRRAQFLLKAKSQMSNESQGSEVLFTTLSSEARDNE